aataccgagaaggaaggaagaaaacccctccccccacgttccaagcgtgtacaccagaatcttttacgtggttcggccagaacgatgcctagtccacggccgccatctgataTTCTCCCAGAGTAgcggtatctgattatatttttcttgttcctcttccttgcccctcatggcctcctttatttccatttttcttgagggacttttacaatctagataatatataaaaatacagtgtttgtataatgggggacaaatagttcttaccgccttcgcaagaccgggagtgggatcctcattacgaggggcatgggctgttacagataaagtgatcggactctacctctgacttctcagcagctttgccgctcatacgagctggaggttttaggcgagcgacctggatggtccaacgatctggaggatatttcaggagcttgttagtcgattgctccgagctcgttgggggattgccgggagctcgccatacgctcgctttacgagtttcggatctttggtggaggctggaccttccttggcaaggtcgtccgggccttcttggccttgggtgattgggccggtctatcggaccgagtctggcccatgtggggtgatgcgggaaatacatataacacaaactatgttaaaaattataatttatgaaaacaaaagatttaagggggtgtttggcttatcttttttttgacaacttttaaattatttaacttttaagttgtgtaaagtttaaaaattatatagcaTTTAAACTAATAATGTGTTtcaataaatgtgttttaaactgtcaattatataattatgtatttggcttgaaaaaattgataagttattagaacttgacaaaaagacaaaaatatatattttgttgaataatacaaataaaatttataaaaatattaatttttaataaaaataaattataaataaatatattttattatttgataaattatatataattattaaaaaatatattaatacaatatatatattaaatatatatgttacatacatatatatacatatatatacacacatagagACAACCAATAAAGGACAATAGAACTGGAGGCGACGACTGACAATGACAATTGAAGTTGGAAGAAGACGACGATAGTAAGAAGGAGCTACATGGAGACAGTAACAACGAAGGTAAtaagatggagatggagatggattTGGAAACAACAACCAACTGTCAAAGTTGGAGGGAGGCAGTGACAATGAGGAGGAGCTAAAAAGAGGCGATGATAGGGAAGGCAATAAGATGAAAGAGATTGATAGATTGGAAATTAAGAAGTTGTGTGAGAGtaaatctatattttattttgtcaatGCAATAGGTTGCGGAGagttgatttaaaaaaattgaaaaattagtttttttgaaaaatactattaaaTTAGCTTAAAAGTTAGATAACATTTAAGTtaacatttaagttattaaatattatcaaatatataaaaaaattaaataaataactaataagTGGTCAAATAGCTAAACCAAACACCCCCTACGATGTTCTCTTTAGTAAGCACTTGTGGCTTACTAGATTAAaccatataaatataattttcatttcaacGTTGGTAATTTAATCTACACAGGTTCAAGTACATAGGAATAGGATAACTTACGTGATTATCGTGAAACTGTGGAGGTTAAAATAATGGGGGTTCTAGGTTTTGTCATTCCATTTCTTATAAGGCAGTTTAATTAAaccttaataaattaattatggagAACACAAAAGACTATATGCACTGCAGCTTCTTTCTACACCTGCCTCGCCAACACCAAGACATCTAATTAGAGTTGTAATTGAGTCGAGCCAGGTTGAGCCAAGCTTTCTTAAGCTTAGCTCCACTTGACAAATTTCAGCACTAACTCAAGCTTGAGTTGAACACAAAAGACTGCATGCACTGCAGCTTCTTTCTCTTATTGTCTCGCTAACACTAAGACGTTTAATTAGAGTTGTAATTGAGTTGAGCTAAACTTCCCTAAACTCAAATCAGCTCGACAAATTTCAGCACTGACTCAAGCTCGATTAACATTATCGACCTCGAGCTCAGCTTGTTAATTTGATTAACGCTACCTCGGGCTCggcttgaaattttaaaaacaaaaattatttttaaaaaattaataaatggatgtacaataaaaatatcaacatataatcaacaaatatttctaaattaatcTAACttgataatcaataaatataaacatctACATGATActcaagtaataataatttcacaaattacaataaatataataatatcattcaacataaagtaaaataatcaGAATACTTGTTTaactattttcaaaatacaaacataatcaaaattacaacACATCAAAGATGTTTTCAATTTAACTTCAAAATTGTTGGCTCCAAATATCAATGTGCAATTTGAAATTGCAATATTAATCAATAATcacaattatatatcaaatcacataTGTGCCTACAAAATACCAACATATCAAAAGcctcaaaaataaattgaataattctaATCACTATTAtaaactaataattataataactgATTcactattatttaaaattaataatatttagaaTGTGCATTTAATATTGTTTATAacgattaattttttaaaatttaatataacattagTAGAGTAAATTGAATATTACTTGAGTGATATATGCAATTACTAagtagtaattttttaaaattaaatgatacAAGTATagagttattattttaatctatatttattactcgatatttaaattaaatgttatagctactcaactaatgtaccacttagTTGATTAactatttgattattcaattaATGTCATTCTATCATATATTTACGTAAGACAAGCATATAATCGATTAATTCCTTAAATGtttaagtttgatttgattaaaaataaaaaaatagcctaatacaatatttgttaattgttactcaactaaatattttttactcgattaaaatgataattattctattaaactcatacattagttaattaattttaaatcacaacaaattatttttatcaatatattctattaatgatatattaatattattataatgatataaaatttgataattttatgttaaataaataatatctctataaaattatgaataattttattaatgtatttataaacaaatctattcaaaaattatgaataattttattaacacATACACATTCTATTTTTAAgtcacaacaaaaatattttttcaacacattctattaatgatatatttatattattataataatataaaatttgataattttatgttaaataatatttttaagtatataaataattttattaatatatttataaacaaatctattcaaaattataaataattttatcaacacatacacCTTCTATTTTTAAGTCACAATTTTTGTTATCAACACATTTTATTAGTGAtatgttaatattattataataatgtaaaatttgataattttataaaattataaataattttattaatatatttataaataagccTATAATTAAGCCAGATTTTGACTCGTTATTCGAGTCAGCTCGTGAGCCTATCAAGACGAGTTTTGCTGAGATTGAGcttaacttatttataaattgagATTCAAAATTAAGGTCAAGTACAACTCATTTATCTTAACGAACGAATTTTTATCGAGTTAAACATCGAGTCAAACTGGAATGACTTGGCTCATTTGCAACCCTATATCTGCTCGTCGTTTCCTTTCTTTGTTGGTTTCTCAATTCTCAAGCCGCCAACTTTATCTATGTGTATACAAAAAAAGATGATTAAAGTAATTTActgataattataaaaattgttactcatcaacatatatttttatccaTAAAACATTTGTTTACAATTTAAGATCACAATAAACTACTAATGTGGGTTTCATtattataaattcatttattttaaaaccTCACGTCCTCGCCatatcaaaaattttatattttaatctaactcaaaattagtttgtatttttttttaacttacaaaatgattatgaattaactttaatattatttatagtattataattttttagttaaaagtgataattaaaaaataaaactaaataatatatGATCAAAGCTTCtgaatgaaaaattgaataataataacataaaacaaacaataaCATTCAAGATCATCATGATCACAAGTAGCGAAGATCATTTCACTCCCTGTTCAACAGCTAATTCACAAGGAATTTTAGATAGTACAATACATGACTGAATACAGAGATATCTACAGGCATCCCATTCTTGCATTTGATGGCGTAAACAGGCACTAAACAAATGCAATACACAGGAGAACACCTCCTAAAGTAGTAAGATGAATACACAACAAGTACTCAGTGATCTACATAGACGTGCATTGCCATTCTTTCTGCAGCCGCATCCAGCTAACTGAGATTACTTGATCGTGTAACTGCCCAAGTAACTGCTTATGTACAAAAACCTTATTGCCCTACTTCATTCTGGAAGAGATTAAAAGACTGTAATAATAGACTAAAGAGCGCCCCCATACACGAAACTCCCTGCTTTGTGAGAGTAGAGAGAGGGTAGTTTTAGCGTGCAGCCTtacctttgttttctttatacAAAGAGACTATTTCCACAACTTCAACTAGTTACGAAAGAACAACCTACCATCGTCACTAAGATTCACCCATACCGTTAACAATAAACTAATATCTGGAAAAAGAAACAACCTACCCGGTTGAGGCCAAGACTATCTGGGTAAGTCTTTGAGAGAATTGCTCAGAAATTGCAGTCCagaaatttttgtaaaaatgtaTCTCTTTTGGCTGCCACAACTCGTCGAACCAATATCCCCCACTTTATGGCAGCCCAAATCATGCACCACCTAGCTTTATGTTTCCCATTCCTTGGAATATGGATATCAAAATCAGAAGGAACGAATCCAACAGCTCCGTTGCCTTGACAAAACGACATGTCCCCCTGAGCTGTTAGGTGACCAGCGGGATCCCAAGTGGTTCCTCCACCATAGGGCGCAAACCAAGAAACATTTGACATCAAACCATTACCTAATGTTTGAGCAAGATCTTCCATTGGTTGATAATGCTGTGCCACTGAAATTTCTAGTTCACTACCATCTTGCACATCGTAGTTATAAGGTAAATGTGCCGTACTATTGAAAATCATCTGTGGCTCGTGCTGATCTGAGAATCAATGTGGTGTTAAGGCGTCAGAAAAATGGTCATGAATTAGCAAATGGAAAATATGAACTTGAGTCACCAATGGGAGAAGAGAATCTAACAGGCTGTAAAGAATCTAACAGCCATCACACAATAAATGGATGTAGGCCTCGTTGAAGTAACAAAAGGGCAGGGGGGCCTGCTGAGGAATTTCAAAATGACAATTTAGATACTTTGATCCTATCCCATGATTGCGATTGATGATTTTAAGTCCTTAAGGATTCTTATTATTAGCTATCATGAGCAGCATGAAAATACCATTGTGGAGGTTTCATGAAAAGTTTTAGGAAAATTGTAAGGATTTGCCCACTACTCATTCAACAAATCGATCGTGTGATTGAGCTACTTCTTAATAAATCCAAGCTAGGAAGACGAGGGGAGAGGGGAGAGACAAGAATGAGAAATGACCATTAATACCTTGGTGCACCATTGAGAAGTCAAGAGGCTGCAGAACTGAACTTGGACTGCAGTAAGGAACAGACAGCAGGCTTGATGAAGCCACTGCAGGTCCATAGGCTGATGGATCATCAAGAGGAACAAAgccatttaaatttttgtaagcGTGCATCCTCACATTCTCCACCAGCCGCTGTGAAAGAAATAGGGAAGTTATCACATTTGAACCAGGAGGCAACAATTCAAGACTTTTATTCAAGATATTGTGGCATATAATGATAACCAAAACAAAATGGGACCTACTTATGTTTAAAACCATTAACAAGGAGTAGCCACATCCATTCAAATATCTTCGATCAACCATCCAAAAAGATGGGAGATTATCTTTGAAACTATTAAAAGaggaaaattttgatatgaCAGCTATACAACCAACTTTGTTGTACGACACAAATGTTACACAATAAATCACTAACATGGGAAAAATATGGGTGTAACAGAGAtaaggatgctaagatggatatGCAAGCATACAAGAAACGATATAAATAAGATGGTTTAGTTTTGTAACAAGTCCAATACaagtttccctttttttcttttgagagaTCTGACGTAGGCTTCCTGAAGGAGATTAGATGGAACAAAACAAGTATTAAGCAAAAGAGGTAGGATAAATTACGAAAAACTTGATAGAAGATACTTAGGTTTGCTATTAATTATATAGGCCTTGTAGAGGATAAGgtcatggatagaaatgaacAGAAAGCTGGAATTTATATAGCTGAccatatgttgttgttgttgcattGATGAGCTGCCACCTTTCATAAACCAGTGATAGAGAAAGAaatttgttcttttatttcatGCTTGTGTTGATTGTTTCACTTTAATCGTTCTTGCCTTTTCCCTGTATGTGTCTTAAGTGTGAGCTAGAAAGAGGGAGGAGCTACAATAGAAAAGCAGGTGCAGCAAGGAGAGGGAAGTGGGGGACTGCTAATGTTTTGTTCATGCTACACTTTGCCATGCAGATAAATCTCTTCATAGGGCAGCGGATCTACCCCAACAACCATATATCaagtctttatcccactatgtgaggttGATATGCTAACATGAATTTTAGCTCTTAAGTCATTTCTATCAATGACCTTATCTTTTATAAGACTTGTGTAACTAATCCACTCTTCTCATAAgagcctctattggtcttcttcacatgtgaaaaagaaaattccagCCATCTCTTTCCATATCCAAAAATGGTGCGGATGAGAAAACCACATCCAATAACTCAAGTGCCTATATCAATAACTCAAGTGAAATATTTGGAACAAGCAACAGTCCAAGGATTAACAAGACCCCATGAAGTCAGGACAAATCAAGAGAAAAGGGCGAAATGGAAAAGGAGAACTTTTTAGTACATAAGAAGATTGTAACTGGATTGGATAAGTACCCAAGAAAAGAAGGTGGACTAAGGGAAGGGTGTGAAGGTGTGGAGGGGACTTTCTTCAATATGCTACTTGTCTTTGTGTGCATATCTGTATTTACAACCCACCAAAACCATAAAAGTTCATAACATTATCCAACACTCTTCCATCCATGACTACAGTAACTTTATCCACACAATTCTCCATCCATGACCTCAACTGCCACATCTGTCATTCACCCCTTGACTGCTTTAGGTTCTAGCCACCAAAGGGTCAACCATATATATTGCTTTCAAGCATGAGCCTGAAGAACTATGGAGCAGGCATCAGGTTTTATTGTGTGAAGATATAGCATTTTCCCTAATCCATAAACATCCACAAACATTCAGGGAATTGTGATATAGAGGAACAAATGAGCAACTAGATAGACAGCAACAAAGGGAAACGATAAATGAGCACCAGTAATTTAGCATCTGGCTTCCTAAACTTGGGGCACCCAATTCTTAGAAGTTCTTATGGAGTATCAGAAGTGCCAGCCCAATACGATACTTCTCTAGGAAAGGAACTAAAAGCTAAACTGCCATCATTGTTATCATCCTTAACTTATAAAAGCCTTCTTAtcccaagaaagaaaaaaaaggtgaaaataaatacaattcaaataacaaaattcTCTTTTGACAAAGTGCagtaattgataattataaagGTGAAAATCAGAAAGCATATGCATGATATCACTGTGTTGTTATCATGGAAAAGATTGAGATCATTagggagaaagaaaaacagGAACTTGTGCTACGGAaaggaaaaaagtaaaaacttatGCTATTTTGAACCAAAGCATGTTATGAGGATGTCATTGGTCAATATGTGGTGGCACTAACAAGaactcttaaaatttttcaatatgGCTAAACACAAGCCTATGTGATACTTGATGCAACTCCGAAAAATCTAGAACCCAAGGCAATAGGTTTTACTTTTATTGAAAAAGAGAACACGTATGATGAACTTTGAAAATCTTAAAGCAAATTTGCAACAACCATAGCACTGTGGCCCTAATGCAATTTGGAAACCTTTATTCTGTAAGGGTTTTGAGGTCTGTTTTATATACATACAGTTCAAAGAAGTAGAGCGAAAGCAAATATCTATTATGAGTAGATTTTGGAGAAAGTCTAACTCGTTGGAAAGTTCATGTAATTGAAATGAATTTCAGGCTAGGAATACACACCTTCTGATGTTCATTCAGCTCATCAAGTTTGTGGTAAGTCTGGTCTTCAAAGGTTGCTCCAACAACTTTGAAAACAGAATTAACCACAAGCCCAACCTTTTCCATGTTGTATATGTAGAACTTATTATCTAGAACACAATCAGAGGCGTGTTCAACAATTATCTCCCATGTTTTATTCGAGATCCTAAGTACCTACAGTTTCCAGGTTACAAATAAGGTTAATGGGCACCTCAATAAGCAATGTATTGATATATAATGTCTTCAATTTAGTACAGAAAGATTCTCTTACCTTGCGTAGTTTAACAGGCTCAACATGATACAACCTCAGGAAGTCCTTGACCGTGGTGATTCTTACATCAGTT
This genomic stretch from Diospyros lotus cultivar Yz01 chromosome 1, ASM1463336v1, whole genome shotgun sequence harbors:
- the LOC127810710 gene encoding calmodulin-binding protein 60 B-like isoform X1 — translated: MNLLPDRPLSDFSHHQFTRQRQFGDCEDDALLAVQSGEPKRRLTLASVVRDVMNGLSAPEFVLKFEPLLRRVVSEEVERVLRLFCGSSPIPSLHQLKSSEARVWQLQFVDKLPSTLFTGSRIESNASGPVKIALVDSVSKEIISAGPLSSIKVEIVALDGDFGTNDLEDWTEEEFKAQIVHAREGKRPLVTGELITTLRDGVGYVGDVSFTDNSSWIRSRRFRLGAITVQGSSTDVRIREARSDAFVVKDHRGESYKKHHPPNLDDEIWRLERIAKDGAFHRRLTDVRITTVKDFLRLYHVEPVKLRKVLRISNKTWEIIVEHASDCVLDNKFYIYNMEKVGLVVNSVFKVVGATFEDQTYHKLDELNEHQKRLVENVRMHAYKNLNGFVPLDDPSAYGPAVASSSLLSVPYCSPSSVLQPLDFSMVHQDQHEPQMIFNSTAHLPYNYDVQDGSELEISVAQHYQPMEDLAQTLGNGLMSNVSWFAPYGGGTTWDPAGHLTAQGDMSFCQGNGAVGFVPSDFDIHIPRNGKHKARWCMIWAAIKWGILVRRVVAAKRDTFLQKFLDCNF
- the LOC127810710 gene encoding calmodulin-binding protein 60 B-like isoform X2, with protein sequence MNGLSAPEFVLKFEPLLRRVVSEEVERVLRLFCGSSPIPSLHQLKSSEARVWQLQFVDKLPSTLFTGSRIESNASGPVKIALVDSVSKEIISAGPLSSIKVEIVALDGDFGTNDLEDWTEEEFKAQIVHAREGKRPLVTGELITTLRDGVGYVGDVSFTDNSSWIRSRRFRLGAITVQGSSTDVRIREARSDAFVVKDHRGESYKKHHPPNLDDEIWRLERIAKDGAFHRRLTDVRITTVKDFLRLYHVEPVKLRKVLRISNKTWEIIVEHASDCVLDNKFYIYNMEKVGLVVNSVFKVVGATFEDQTYHKLDELNEHQKRLVENVRMHAYKNLNGFVPLDDPSAYGPAVASSSLLSVPYCSPSSVLQPLDFSMVHQDQHEPQMIFNSTAHLPYNYDVQDGSELEISVAQHYQPMEDLAQTLGNGLMSNVSWFAPYGGGTTWDPAGHLTAQGDMSFCQGNGAVGFVPSDFDIHIPRNGKHKARWCMIWAAIKWGILVRRVVAAKRDTFLQKFLDCNF